A genome region from Methanococcoides burtonii DSM 6242 includes the following:
- a CDS encoding ASCH domain-containing protein: MVQDTTPTKADISLPDKWDVAVIPKEPTYFDRFLPTTHQQTTLTECGIDPGDEYALPHPKIRVLAIRQPWASLIIRGLKNIEVRSKNTYVRGTIAIYASRSIIRKKDLKLVNENYDIPIEQLDDLPTGMIIGTVNLVECKEYESDFHFKLDQRRHLNPEESYSKNIKGWFLKSPRPIEPVNYKFNGEVVWSLANTDILQQTT, translated from the coding sequence ATGGTTCAAGACACAACACCCACAAAAGCAGATATCAGTCTACCTGATAAATGGGATGTTGCTGTTATTCCAAAAGAACCAACCTATTTTGATCGTTTCTTACCTACTACACACCAGCAGACTACGCTGACAGAATGTGGTATTGACCCGGGGGATGAATATGCTTTACCACACCCAAAAATACGTGTACTTGCAATAAGACAGCCTTGGGCATCACTTATCATTCGTGGTCTGAAGAATATAGAAGTACGTTCAAAGAACACTTATGTTCGAGGAACGATAGCCATCTATGCAAGCAGATCAATTATTCGGAAAAAAGACCTGAAATTGGTGAACGAGAACTATGATATCCCCATTGAACAGCTTGATGATCTGCCTACAGGAATGATAATCGGAACAGTGAACCTTGTTGAATGCAAAGAATATGAATCGGATTTTCATTTTAAGCTTGACCAAAGACGACATTTGAATCCGGAAGAGAGTTATTCCAAGAACATAAAAGGATGGTTCTTAAAGTCTCCACGTCCGATAGAACCTGTCAATTACAAATTCAATGGAGAAGTTGTCTGGAGTCTGGCAAATACTGATATCCTTCAGCAAACTACTTAA
- a CDS encoding reprolysin-like metallopeptidase yields MTQTRKQRQLDYLKSMENTHSKVQLIQVQNKQPYPHYNSSQALHFFKDDIPAYRDITDSDLAMLLYGKDFTGANGNEIGRAYVYNGSDERAYSVVQMKSAGLLSSYSGSYNARCVLIAHEFGHNFGATHNAAYSWGIYTLHQTIMTAVFNDQYPNYMDLQYSDLSRQGDSTHNNILLIANNKSTIEGFRTP; encoded by the coding sequence TTGACACAAACACGTAAGCAGCGACAATTAGACTATCTGAAGTCAATGGAGAATACACACTCCAAAGTCCAATTGATTCAAGTGCAAAACAAACAGCCATATCCACATTACAATTCCAGCCAAGCTTTACATTTCTTTAAAGACGATATTCCAGCATATAGGGATATAACCGATAGTGATTTGGCAATGCTTCTCTATGGAAAAGATTTTACTGGAGCTAATGGAAATGAAATTGGAAGAGCCTACGTTTACAATGGAAGTGATGAACGTGCATATTCTGTTGTTCAGATGAAATCAGCGGGCTTACTCAGCAGTTATAGTGGCTCTTATAATGCTAGGTGTGTGTTGATAGCTCATGAATTTGGGCACAATTTTGGAGCAACTCACAATGCAGCATATTCATGGGGAATTTACACACTACACCAAACAATAATGACTGCTGTGTTTAATGACCAATATCCAAATTACATGGACCTCCAATACTCAGATTTATCTCGTCAAGGAGATAGTACTCATAACAACATTTTATTAATCGCAAATAACAAAAGTACTATCGAAGGATTTAGAACTCCTTAA
- the cysK gene encoding cysteine synthase A, whose protein sequence is MENIYEDITKTVGKTPLVRLNRITVGCYATVLVKVEAFNPLGSIKDRIALNMIETAEKDGMLKKGAIVIEPTSGNTGIGLAFVCATKGYRLILTMPETMSVERRNILKVLGAEIVLTPGPNGMKGAIEEAERIGKETPDSFIPHQFMNPANPDIHRCTTAGEIWDDTGGKVDILVAGVGTGGTITGVSEELKSRKPGFKAIAVEPKDSAVLSGGSPGPHMIQGIGAGFVPDVLNVDIIDEIITVSNEDAFETTRELAKKEGILAGISSGAALFAALDVARRKENEGKMIVVVLPDTGERYLSTTIVEKE, encoded by the coding sequence ATGGAAAATATTTACGAAGATATAACAAAAACTGTTGGAAAGACACCGCTTGTACGGTTGAACAGAATAACTGTAGGATGCTATGCTACTGTCCTTGTGAAAGTGGAGGCTTTTAATCCACTGGGTTCGATCAAAGACCGTATTGCCTTGAATATGATAGAGACCGCAGAAAAGGACGGAATGCTCAAAAAGGGAGCCATCGTTATTGAGCCAACTTCCGGAAACACAGGTATCGGACTGGCTTTTGTTTGTGCTACTAAAGGTTACAGGCTGATATTGACAATGCCTGAGACCATGAGCGTTGAGAGGAGAAATATATTGAAGGTCCTTGGAGCTGAGATCGTGCTCACCCCTGGCCCAAATGGTATGAAAGGAGCTATCGAGGAAGCGGAAAGAATTGGAAAGGAGACACCTGATTCTTTTATCCCGCATCAGTTCATGAATCCGGCAAATCCTGATATCCACCGCTGCACTACAGCTGGGGAGATATGGGATGATACCGGAGGAAAGGTCGATATACTGGTAGCAGGCGTTGGGACCGGAGGAACTATTACGGGTGTTTCAGAAGAACTAAAGTCTCGTAAGCCCGGGTTTAAAGCAATAGCTGTGGAACCAAAGGATTCAGCTGTACTTTCCGGCGGCAGTCCGGGGCCTCATATGATACAGGGGATTGGTGCCGGTTTCGTGCCGGATGTGCTGAACGTGGATATTATTGATGAAATTATAACGGTCAGTAATGAAGATGCCTTTGAGACGACACGTGAACTTGCCAAAAAGGAAGGGATACTCGCAGGCATCTCATCTGGTGCAGCTCTTTTTGCGGCTTTGGATGTTGCAAGACGGAAGGAGAATGAAGGAAAGATGATAGTTGTTGTCCTTCCAGATACAGGGGAGCGATATCTTAGTACAACAATTGTGGAAAAGGAGTGA
- a CDS encoding symporter small accessory protein, protein MLGIDNPQIWLASILCIVSALGCMVYGPLKWNEEESEEW, encoded by the coding sequence ATGTTAGGAATTGATAATCCTCAAATCTGGTTGGCATCTATATTGTGCATTGTTAGTGCATTGGGATGTATGGTCTATGGTCCTTTGAAGTGGAATGAAGAGGAAAGCGAGGAGTGGTAA
- a CDS encoding nucleoside recognition domain-containing protein, giving the protein MWIDALFLAFEYLIKVLPPIVIGTLAMAILVEMGWVNKFGFLASPLMHYGHLRQEIGLSFLTSFGSSTAGNSMIAKLHYDKHIDRKETIIATMVNSFPSSIVLSRDLLPIMVALLGTTGLIYLGIVVLIGFVKTLIALVAARLFLTPRISGILHTDIEKKKLKEASLIALKRSKRTIIRMILTTTIVSIAIFQLMETGIFDMIANIMKSSFLVNYVPPEALPIIAGWFASNIAAYTIAGNLLSAQLLSTKDIILALLIGRVLASVPRIKSMLPYYTGIFRPELGLKIMAISLIMQNGIMLAIIGIILFFW; this is encoded by the coding sequence ATGTGGATAGATGCACTTTTTCTCGCGTTCGAATATCTTATAAAGGTCCTCCCTCCGATAGTTATAGGAACACTTGCCATGGCCATTCTGGTTGAAATGGGATGGGTCAATAAGTTTGGATTCCTTGCATCCCCTTTAATGCACTATGGCCATCTAAGACAGGAAATAGGGCTTAGTTTCCTCACATCCTTTGGATCTTCCACAGCGGGAAACTCGATGATAGCTAAATTACATTATGATAAGCACATAGACCGGAAAGAGACCATCATTGCAACAATGGTAAATTCATTTCCTTCGAGTATAGTGCTTTCAAGAGATCTTCTCCCCATAATGGTCGCACTGCTGGGAACAACAGGATTGATCTATCTGGGAATTGTAGTGCTCATAGGGTTTGTGAAAACACTAATAGCTTTAGTAGCAGCACGCTTGTTCCTTACACCCAGAATATCGGGCATACTTCACACTGATATTGAAAAGAAAAAGTTAAAAGAAGCGTCATTGATTGCGCTGAAAAGATCAAAACGAACGATAATTAGGATGATATTGACGACAACAATCGTATCAATTGCTATTTTCCAACTGATGGAAACAGGGATATTCGATATGATCGCCAATATTATGAAAAGCTCTTTTCTTGTCAATTATGTGCCACCGGAAGCCCTGCCGATAATTGCAGGATGGTTTGCCAGTAATATAGCTGCATATACGATCGCGGGAAATTTACTTTCAGCTCAACTACTTAGTACAAAGGATATCATTCTTGCTCTTCTGATAGGGAGAGTGCTGGCAAGCGTCCCAAGAATAAAGAGCATGCTTCCATATTACACAGGAATATTCCGACCAGAGCTGGGTTTGAAGATCATGGCAATCTCCCTTATCATGCAAAACGGTATCATGCTAGCAATTATAGGTATTATCCTATTTTTCTGGTAA
- a CDS encoding C39 family peptidase has protein sequence MVLEYWDENGYSNFSYGDTLIEELADAMGTNENGINGTKISHIDDGIEEVCDYYGYSDFTIVNDDNLFMSETMFEIDAGNPFVLSMIYGGLGSGYTNPYNNHSVTCMGYSEGTIDYLFLHDTWDDEDHHYITFGGIGI, from the coding sequence ATGGTTCTTGAATACTGGGATGAAAATGGATATTCAAATTTCTCATATGGGGACACCCTAATTGAAGAATTAGCCGATGCAATGGGCACGAATGAAAATGGTATCAATGGTACCAAGATCTCACATATTGATGATGGTATTGAAGAAGTATGTGATTATTATGGATACTCAGACTTTACAATTGTAAATGATGACAATTTATTCATGTCTGAAACAATGTTTGAAATTGATGCAGGCAATCCATTTGTTTTGAGTATGATTTATGGTGGACTTGGAAGTGGGTATACCAATCCATACAATAATCATTCTGTTACATGTATGGGATATTCTGAAGGTACGATTGACTATCTATTCCTACACGACACATGGGACGATGAAGACCACCATTACATAACTTTTGGCGGCATTGGTATTTAA
- a CDS encoding IS1 family transposase (programmed frameshift) has protein sequence MNCPKCKSSNHKKNGKIDGLQRYKCHDCEYNYSVELKSTASPMSVKRQALQLYLEGLGFRSIGRFLGVSHVSVQKWIKKFGRELEDLKSENEISIVELDEMHTYIGNKKYCWIWIAVDRDGKRFIDCSFGSRGTETGLKLWKKLKGKEIGEVMTDHWRAYAEFVPEKIHTQSKAETYTVEGYNSIFRHFLARLRRKSKCYTKSLEMLKYSVLLLMKYRNKELAMFN, from the exons ATGAACTGTCCCAAGTGCAAGAGCTCCAATCATAAAAAGAACGGTAAAATCGATGGACTTCAACGCTACAAATGCCATGATTGTGAGTATAACTATTCAGTGGAGCTAAAATCAACTGCTAGCCCCATGTCTGTTAAACGGCAGGCTTTACAACTCTATCTCGAAGGATTAGGATTTCGTTCAATTGGACGTTTTTTAGGAGTTAGCCACGTTTCTGTCCAAAAATGGATAAAGAAGTTTGGTCGTGAATTAGAGGATCTAAAGAGCGAAAATGAAATATCGATTGTTGAATTAGATGAAATGCACACTTATATCGGGAAC AAAAAATATTGTTGGATCTGGATTGCTGTTGATAGAGATGGAAAAAGGTTCATCGACTGCTCTTTTGGTAGCAGGGGAACGGAAACAGGACTAAAACTCTGGAAAAAATTAAAGGGGAAGGAGATTGGAGAAGTGATGACTGATCACTGGAGGGCATATGCAGAGTTTGTTCCAGAGAAAATTCACACTCAATCCAAAGCTGAAACATATACTGTTGAAGGATATAACAGCATATTCAGGCACTTTCTGGCAAGATTGAGAAGAAAGTCAAAGTGTTATACTAAGAGTCTTGAAATGCTGAAGTACTCTGTTCTTCTTTTGATGAAGTACAGAAATAAAGAATTAGCGATGTTTAATTAA
- the epsC gene encoding serine O-acetyltransferase EpsC encodes MRDMLDKRTKRCSMQYSIMGMSYRSKLPEIIDSVASSCSDKGCFEHIDSAVIPSRESIVEIIDLFKDVLFPGYFGDQTVERSNLIYHIGNEINELFEKLSKQVTNSILHECRRTEEDCAECIEKGQEETVMLLRKIPQIRSLLAADIIAAYEHDPAAKGYDEIIFSYPGIFALMVYRIAHELNEQDIKILPRIMTEYAHSVVGIDIHPGAKIGKGFFIDHGTGVVIGETSEIGDNVRIYQGVTLGSLSFPRGEEGQILRDLKRHPTIEDDVVIYSNSTILGGDTVIGARSVIGGNVWLTRSVPADTKVLIEEPKLVFKDRTSS; translated from the coding sequence ATGCGGGATATGTTAGACAAAAGAACGAAACGATGTTCGATGCAATATTCAATTATGGGAATGAGTTATCGTTCAAAATTACCGGAGATCATCGATTCCGTTGCAAGTAGCTGCTCAGATAAAGGCTGCTTTGAACATATTGATTCAGCGGTCATACCTTCAAGGGAATCAATTGTTGAGATCATAGACCTTTTTAAGGATGTGCTTTTCCCGGGTTATTTTGGAGATCAAACGGTTGAAAGGAGCAATCTGATATATCATATTGGAAATGAGATCAACGAACTTTTTGAAAAACTGTCAAAACAGGTGACGAACAGTATTCTTCATGAGTGTCGTCGCACGGAAGAGGATTGTGCCGAATGTATTGAAAAAGGACAGGAAGAAACAGTTATGCTGTTAAGGAAGATACCACAGATAAGGTCACTTCTTGCAGCAGATATTATTGCAGCCTATGAGCATGACCCGGCTGCAAAAGGGTACGATGAGATCATTTTCAGTTATCCGGGAATTTTTGCTCTTATGGTCTACAGGATAGCTCATGAGTTGAATGAACAGGATATTAAGATCCTTCCGCGTATTATGACCGAATATGCCCACAGCGTAGTTGGAATCGATATCCATCCGGGTGCAAAGATCGGAAAAGGATTTTTTATCGACCATGGTACAGGGGTGGTCATAGGGGAGACTTCAGAGATAGGAGACAATGTAAGGATATACCAGGGGGTTACCCTCGGTTCACTTAGTTTCCCAAGGGGTGAAGAGGGACAGATACTTCGTGACCTTAAAAGACATCCCACGATAGAGGATGATGTCGTGATATATTCCAATTCAACGATCCTTGGCGGTGATACCGTTATAGGAGCGCGCTCCGTTATAGGAGGTAATGTCTGGTTAACGAGATCAGTACCAGCAGATACTAAAGTACTGATAGAAGAACCAAAGCTGGTTTTCAAGGATAGAACATCTTCCTGA